Sequence from the Maniola hyperantus chromosome Z, iAphHyp1.2, whole genome shotgun sequence genome:
AGCTCAGTATTGATTTTCGTAATTGCTGCTATTGActgaatttatagtattctTGCTCCATCaatgcatttcagccaatagAGAGTGTAGGCCAATCAGATGTGGTTGTCTGCAGCGCTGGAATCTTCTGCCCACATATGACACAAACAAGAATATCAAGTATATCGATTGCGAAAAAGCTAcatcaatcattgctacaatctccactgctgtgattggctgaatttgtactgTTGCCTACCTGAGACATATTTCTCTTCGTAGACCATCTGGCACGCCGTGATAACCTGAGCGAGTATGATGAGCAGGTCCCCCGTGATCAGACTGTTTCTGCCTTTTCCCTCATCAGACTGATAGACGGCATCCGTGATGCCAACTATAGCGAGTCCAAGTATCACGTACACTGgaaatatatttataagattATAATAAAGCCTCTTAGTTATTTTCCttaatctaattaaaaaaaatgtcaatcTCGCTCCATTTTGACtctttttacaatatttatttgaGTAAGCAATATGCATTagttttttagcgtttaaactatcgtgagtgatttccattatatataatatctgtcccggctttacgaCGTTAGCATTAGTTTTACTATTCCTATGataataattcatcatcatgatcatcaccGGCCCTACACAGCACGAGTTTCCTttgagactgactgactgatctatcaacgcacagctgaaacagctgtgcgttgatagatcctcaaatccgtttcttagctgacacctacgttctagaaagaacctacctactaaatttcaagtttttaggcttttttttattggtttgtccttcaatcacgtcgcaacggagcaactgcttgacgtgattttttgcatgggtatagttaaagacctggagagtgacataggctatgttttatcccggaaattcagaCAGTTtctacggtatttttaaaaacctaaatccacgcggacgaagttgcgagcatcagctattatatttaaatatagattACTGAGAATTGATATGTTTACACGACACTTCCCAAATATGTAAAACACACTCCCAtgactcataataattatgctcTTGGAACTTGTTATCATAACATGCATGCAGGGCCAACTATATGTACGTATCTACTTCTACATCGACTAGCAGTTATGCTGTGACTccgtttgtttttgttttaatttatcagggtactagctgatgcccgagacttcgtacgcgtggatttaagtttttaaaaatcccgtaggaacgccaagcgatttagcgttccggtacgatgccgtgtagaaaccgctAAGCCTCTTCCAAATTAGCCCGCTACCATAGACAGcagcatcacttaccactaggtaaGATCACAGTCAAAGGGTAACagccgtattcacaatcattaccatAAGGTAAGGTCTCACAGTGTGCTCGAACGCACAGTGTGGATTCCACCAATTAGATTATtgataactagcgacccgccccggcttcgcacgggtagcctattataattttcgtaaagatctaattaaaaaaaatatatagcctatatcactcaggaataatgtagctttctactggtgaaagaatttttaaaatcggttcagtagttccaaagattaccccttacaaacaaacttaacgacattacctctttatataatagtatagaatatatagatatagaagatAGATAATTGACGTGACACTATTATCTGATTGGTTGCACCTATACTGTGCGTTCGAGCCCtctgtgagacctcatagtaatgtTTGTGAATATGGGGGTTAGTTTTGTTGATATAAAAATCGCATATGGAATGAGTGCAAAGAATTTTCGACCCTACTGCTTGTAAGTTATGAGCCATAGTTATAAAAAACTTACCAATCCCAGTCACTTGCTTCTTGGTGATTATTCTGCCTAGGACGACTGAAGACAGCAACGCTACGAAGATTATGACAGAGCCACGGAACATTTGGAAGCTGCTCGCATATGTCAAATTAAGCCCTATGTACATTGTCGACGTGGCCACCTGGGGACAAAgtgattttagtttatttttagggtttcgtatcttgcgatttaaaaaaccggtcaagtgtgagtcagtcGCACATGATAGGTATTATCATGTGCCAtattatcgtacaagaaataacacttattaatttttttgtgatgcaaccaataattcacggttttcggagttttcaattaataaataaaataaaataaagttttcccTTAGCTTGTGCTattattgctacctgccaaattttatgattctaggtcaacagtaagtaccctatagatttcgaGTCCTTGACGGGTCATGACAGacactacagacagacagacaacgaagtataAATAGGATTCCtatataaggattcctttttttccttttgaggtacagaaccctaaaaaaagaatgCTTACCAAATCAAACATAGCTGCTGGCATCAATATAAAAGGGTTGAAGTTCTGGTTTCCTTGGATCAGAGTATTCTGTGGGTGGTCCTGATTTCGGTTCAACCAGTATACTATTTTGAATGTAAGTAGACATAACATCTCACCAAAGAACATTGCAGATGCCTGAAAAATATAACAGGTTTTGATGAGTTTTCAATGGATTGGAGACGGTCGGAGTGATAGAGGGACTCAAAGACACAGCATTAAagaagaaatgaaatgaatttatataTTTCATGTAATATGTCATAGTGTTCCCTGAGTGTTAAAGCAATATAAAGAAATATATGGAGAACCCTGGAGGAGGTGTATGCCCAAGAGTTCATATAAGCAGATTCTGCTAAGTAGAGTTGGCAataaactcagcagttgctcttttttaaaacaataatattacaatatgtaAATATGCAATACATAAGCTATGCAACTATTACACCATCCTGTGGGCTGTTGAGCTCAAAGCCTATCGTTTTTGAAGAAGGAAGGCCGGTACTATCTTACCTGTAGGAAAGGATGTGTAAATGTTCTCATTTCGCCCGCTGAATTTTTCGATTCCATCTTGTCAGCCCACTTTGTACTGAGGGTGTTGATGGAACCGGTAAAAACCATCATCACGGCCAGGAACTTTTGATACTTTGTCCACGCCATTCTAAATGTAAAACAAAGTACATGCCATCAAGTTATCTACCGTTAACACACCTGCCCCCTGgctgtgtaagaaaaacgtattcatcgttatcataatcatcaacaaattctgcccttggTTGATTCgcagtttacattttttcacatcCAATCAAAGAGTAGAATTTGTTGACAATTACGATGATGAAtatgtttttcttacacaattgggggtctGAACAGAATAAACATACTTGTCCATaaccttaagaaggtagtgggaagtgggtggatgaggaaagcggaggacagtgtgtggtggcgcgctcttggaaaggcctatgtccagcagtaacTCTAACAGGCTGATTCTTTGCGCAAAAATTGAGACAATTCTTCTGTGGATGTCAGAACATGAAGTACATGAAGCAATTAATTGAGGTGAAATGTCTTGtaactgtgacagctggtgacagcagtgttgcggcagcgctgctgcgtgcagcgtggttcggaatcatacctttaggcACCTTCTAGGTAGGCGCACTCTACACTAGGCTGCATCAATACCTACTATTTGGTGTGACTGCAATCAAGCACAGGTCTATATAGTTTAAaaaagtttctctatgtgatcagaTCATAAATGAGATTAgcagaaaaataaaagtaactaACAAAGGTCTATGAATAACaaggctgaagtggcaatggccatACATGGTTCGTAAAACTGATATATAAAAGCAGCTTTGACAGACACCCTACAAaccacatcagacgagtcacgtAGAGGTTCATCCAAGAGACCTATGTGGCAGCAGTGAACATTGACAAATTGCATCTtctaatcagtaggtacccttattattaatgcgaaagtgtttgtttgttggtttgtccttcaatcacgtcgcaacggtgcaacagattgacgtgatttttttcatgggtatagataaagtcctggagagtgatataggctacttttcctaCTATCCtactatcccagaaaatcaatgagttcccacgggatttttaagaaacctaattccacgtggacgaagtcgcgggcatcagtatTCTTCACACCAGTCCATATAGGCATGACTTCTAATGTCTACAATAATTAGATTAGGCTAACTAACTACCCACCCCACGTATTCAAGTTTTATTCTTCTATTTCTCAAGTTACCTATGGGCTATGTACTTActcattttaacaaaaaaactttaatattttagttGTTTTTGAACTATTAAATAGTTAATTACTTACGTGTTTACTTTATGGACAACACTTTCGGTGATTCTTAATTTTTATACAGTAATGTAATCTCTTTGTTttatattcaaagtaggtaccaacttttaactatattcaatgtactctgtgctttTAACTCTGTGTTTAatgtcacagagtactttgtaacaTATGAAATTAATGTTTTAGTTCAGTCAGTTGTTCATTGTTGTTCGAGGGTTGTTCACAACAAAGAGTATATATCTCTATGATATAATCACTATAAACGTTTTCGGTTTTACCACGGGTTTTACTGGTTCACACAAGGTTCACGCTTGCTTGGATGAAtgtatgatgatgatgtatctgAGCTCAGGGAGCTCAGACTAAgggcgagatctatagagcgcactctgccttagcttagttttaagacagagttaaaacgagacagagctatatctctcacataaatctgtctcgttttaactcaatcttaagtctgagcaaagtgaaagtgcgctctataaatctcagtcTAAGTATCAAGagacttggcattaaaataataataccttgttagagcaaggtaggtgtatagaaaagctctgaagagcgATAAAgacataaacacagttttttgtctttgtcatagtttagcttttttttgttgggcacgttgtagtttgtgcccaacaaacctctgtgtaatagtaatttattgcgaatattacgagtttttatttagttttctattttaaatttagtattgaaggtgtgtagaagccatttatgttgcattgctgtgtaaaagttgtagcgaacgcaaattatgaaactcctttcatacgtaagtattatttcttttgttgttttgtctctttcgggtatacgcgtttgacaagtctccttattcttaggtctgAGCCTTGTTCTGAGCTTGTAACCAATACCGTACCACAGATTCCTTTACTCTTTACTCTATGCCCATCCAGCAAAGAGTATAATCGTAGtaattatatactctttggtataATAAGGCATGAGCTCAGGGCATgagacaaggctatcttggcgcgtggcgaatatcggaactaacgttgccatcaagtgtcccctttgttcttgttcttttttttctggtcggtgttcttgtttgaatattggTAAATTGTAAATCCGTGGTAAatccttagatgaatgattgaTTACCAGAGTTCTATAAATCTTTGattcaaaattgaaaaagtGCAATGTTATTGGTCCGTGAAGTGCATGACGTGCAGGAGCAAGGAGAAGACGTTAATTAAAGCCCATTAAAGCGTTAGGCGTTAGTCGTTTAATTACCTCTTACGAAGCCAATCATAATTATGGCAGAAATAATAGATTTAACAAAATCTCCACCGCCTGTAATGGTAGATGTAGTTGAAATAAACATATTGGAAGAAGGCGAAGCCGAACCAGGCGTAGTGCAGCAATCAGCAAACGTAAGTGTATTGGAAATCAACGGTGACTCAATCTTAGATGTCTCAGCTGATCAGAGCGCTATGATAGTAGGATATCTTGACGCGGATAGCGCCAGATCAGAGACTACATGTTTCTACAAGTTTGACTAAGAATGTTTAGTAGACAACTTTGTTAGCAAACATTCTTTATCTATTTTGGCTCAATTACTTAAGTATAGATGTAGCTATAAGTTTTGTTTcagtattttaatataataggaAGATAAATCTTCATGGAAATTTTGTATCCTAATCGAATAGAACCAAATTCCTGCCAGCTAAAAGTCCTCTTTTCGCGAAGCAACACGACACATCTTGTCTTTTTGGCCTACTATGTTAAATGTAGGTATTCAAAAATTTCGAAAGTGCGGGCAAAGTAAACGCAAAATTTTGTTGACCATGGAAGCACATATTTGTCTCCTTTTGGGcaccaactcctcaaccctgatgatgccagggtacagcactcctacaCCATAGGGTTTCAGGAACTTTTGATGGCGCAGTAATATTGTAGATGCTGAGCATTAAGTTCAGCATGAACGGGGAGTCTTAACTCTAACAGATGCTGTGCAGTAGAATAGCAAGCTATAAGATCTGAGGATATGCTGAttgtaaatttatttatgtgctTACTTATTAGTCGTAGGTTCTTCTGAGAACCTTATGTAAATtgtatacctacaatatttacTCTGAGGATAGTTCAATTATGTAAACATTGTGTTTTGCTCTATGTAATTTTGTAATtgtaggccttaaaggactgacATCCACTGCCAACCCGCATTgggccagcatggcagactatggcctaaatccttatCAGATCACTGAGAAGAGACCAGTCCTCAGTAGTGcgccagcgatgagttgatcatgatgatgatgaaaaaattatttactcaaaaataataaacatttatttcattttcagcAAAGAAGATTTAGGTGCCCTATTTGTCGGGAAGATTTGGGAACAAACACTTCGAGTTCGACCCACTGTGGGCATGTATTTTGCACAAAATGCCTAGAAGTGTATTTAAAACATACTAAAAGTTGTCCCACTTGCACAGCTCCTGTTGGCCCGGATGATTATCATCGAATCTATTTGAATAATTTTGCTGATAACCTgtaggcatttataatatacttacagccgtactcagagtcgctaatcgttactcaagattgagttaaaacgagacagatttatgtgagagatataggtctgtctcgttttaactaaacttaagtaacggttAAGAGACTCTGGGTACGGctataagtttattaatatactagcttatgctcgactTCGTCCATATGAACTacatcaaacccctatttcacccccttaggggttgaattttcaaaaatcctttcttagtggatgcctacatcatattagctatctgcatgccaaatttcagcccgatccgtccagtagtttgagctgtacgttgatagatcactcggtcaatcaccttttccttttttatatttagattaagataatattgtatagaagcaggcgttactttgcggaagtccatgatatacaatgaacccaTGGGGCCAAGCATATCCCCAGAAACAAGCCAAGCCAAACACCCCGTTCACGCGCTTGTGTTTGTGGGCACTTGTCGAGACTTGCCAAGCGTGTAAACGTAGCATCATTAGCATAGAGTTAGATTTATGGTTTCGTAACAGTTCTACCCATAGCATAGAGTTATAGGCTTAGAATTTTTTCGCTACGCTCAGTTCTACCAATATAAAAACGTTGATAAAAACCTATAAACCTGAGTGCCTGCTATAAACTTCTATAGTTTCCATACAAAcgagtattgtattgtattttattatcaGTTCATAGTAACCTTGGATAAAttagtctggctaacgaaagatgagactggaaaagcacggcaaatttaaaaaatattagtatggcaactctaaaattagtatgacagacctggaaaAACATAATTTGatgaaacagaaataaaaataaacaaggaTACTATTTGAAGTCTGACCCAAGGCGTTTACTACGCCTTGGGTACAGTTAGACTTTGGAAATTAAAAGTTTACTCTTACCATAAACAGCGAAAAATACGTTCTATTTCACGAAGgcttgcataataattatggtttAAAGTTGattattaaaaagttattttattaataaactacaaaaagtaattttaaaattttgaattctTTATATAGATTCCTATTCGATAAAGGGTTAACGCTAACACTGCGCCGACTTTTATCGGAGATTTTTTGTAGGACGTGTGCGTTTCAATATTACAATCTGTAGGTACCTGTTCTATTTTTTGCCGCTAAAAAATCAGTCGCCGATTGTCGGACGAGGGCGGAGCGCCTTATGAAAATAAGGTAATGAAACAATAAGTACTCGAAacactttattataataaaaataaactagacaaaaatattattaaatcaacaaaacaaattcataaCATGACTATATTTTTCACGAAAAATTAGTATGAACGTCTACATTAGCTTATAGCATATTGCTTCCGCATTAAATAGCTCTTTCAAATAAAGCCCATAAATTTTTGgatttaaaatatatacaaatttaacaatacgtacataatataacaaaatatttacaaactTAAATAGTTACCAGATAATATTTCACCCACCATCTTTATGATTctatgatttaaataattttttgttgAATGTATTCATTATTTCtaagggttttttttaatataagtaatccttttctttacaattttaacaaacaccatttttgttttattttaaagtggtcccaacaaatttcaaataataattattacgtaaGGTGGGGGTCTtgccgccgtactcagagtcgctaatcgttacttaagattgagtaaaaacgagacagatttatgtgagagatatagctctatctcgttttaactaaacttaagtaacgttTAAGCGACACTGAGTACGGCGGAGTGTGCCGTAGTGAAACAATATattacgcaacaggttgagatggcaatcggggtggggacgccccccaaacccgcacagcctccgcgaaAACCCGGTGCGGAATACCACGGGTGGCGTCCCCCCACCTTCATACCccggcatctcgacctgtcgcgaaggtaggGATCTTTTGTGTCTCGATCTTAATTTTCTTCTTCGCGCActtgttatataaataaataataacttaaaTTTCTGTATGGGAAGCACCTTTATAAAAGGTATCTTTGAGCGGAAAATTGATTCCAAAAATAGTGTATTGctattatttgattaaaaaatgcTTATCTGAAAGAGGCGATACGGGTTTTCACCAAAATCTAAGGGATCATTGTCCACGGAGACTTATTGTAGTGATATAGCCGGCATAATATCTTGGACGCAATTATGAATCGCGGCAGTAGCGATACAGAATCGTGGACAAAGGCACCTTTGTCCACGATGGGCCAGCGACGCATCGCTAATGTATCGCGATAGTTTAGTGACTGTATCGACTATTGTTACAAAAAGCCGCGATGGGCGAGGAGAGACTAAGGGTCTAAAGGCTTTTTGAAACGCATAGTCCTTCTCCACTTTAGGTATGAAAATGACCTTAACTTTGGTGTACAGCTCTGGTATATAACCCCAGGCGTAACTCCAGTGAAAATCTTTACCAGAAGTGGGATTAATAGTTTTTCATTCTTTGTAAAAGGAGAGGTCTAACGCTATCAATCCCATTCGATTTATTGATGTTCAAAGAATTTATATGGTTTACTTAAAGCCGGGTGCAGACTGTGGGCGCAGCGTGCGCACGATCTGAGCACGTACGTACTCGCGCCCCATTGTGTTCAGCGAAAAACCGACAAATGGCGGTTCGCGGCGCGCACGAGTTGAAATGCTCTGTTCGTGCGCGCAGTGTGCAAGGTTCATGCGCGCAAGGCGTCCACACTATGGGAATTTTGTTACATTGCATGATATATTGCGACAATGTGGACGGTAAATTCTTTCATTGCGTGTTACATTGCATGTTAAGAGCTTAAGAGCTAAACAAGTAGCgtctcgctgaaatgcgtatAAGAGGCGCACTATACGCGGCCCATACGGGCTTGTTACCACAAACTGACAATATCTTGATACgaacctaactccagaaggtctaaagtATCCTGCAAACCGCGTCGCTTACGCGAACTAACTTAAGCAAACTAAGGAACAAAAGCAGACTAGCCCACCTCACGGCCCCAGATCTGAAGACAATGGCAGCTCTCCTGCAGTCCAGTTTACACCGCActtaaactaagtattatattacattaaaaaaacctacgACGCTCACACTTTGTCGTCGCAAGAAACCGAAAGaactaaaactttattttattccatGTAGAGAACACgttgaataaaataaagttttatttgagTGTATTTCAATTCACATTACACACAGACACCAGCTAGGCAAGACAAAAACTTTACACACGGTAAAAAGCAAATGCCCGCAATGTTGTTGCCAGTTAAAACAGATGAAGACAATGATACTaaatcctaatataatatactaaatcCTAATACAGTTGCATACAAAACTTTACCCTACTACTCTACACCTATTATgaatccattctaatattaaaatgcgaaagtgtgtctgtctgtaataagCATCACACCaaacgaagtagcgggcatcatctaggtatCTATAAAATATTCTGAAACGGAACTATTAATAatctataaaatacaaaaagatttattttggtggataaattagattttttaatggCTAAAACCGTTGAAAATCCGCTAGATCTAGCCACGAAGTGGCTGCCCTTAATCTGCCCACCTTAATTATATTTGGAGAGAATAGTGCCCATACACTAATATAGACGAGTTTTCATCTATATTAGTGTATGGACACTATTCTCTTTAATTAGTTCAGCGACGGCAACGCCAAATAAACAAAATGACACAAGTAGTGGGTGAATAATAGTATCACATGAGTGTTtgaatgcgaaagtctgtctgtctgtctgctagccttgcTCTTAAAGGAAAGGCTTGAAGCGTCTAAAATTCAACGCTTACACCCAGAGAATTCgaataatattgtattatattaaatGTATAATGACATTTTGAACACAGATTTTGAACTTATTTAACTCTAGTTTCTTCGAGTAGAAAAGAAAGCAGTAATAAATTCACCGATCGTGGGGCCAAAATTTTGTTCATGAAAGTTTTGCGATTTGCCGGCACGAATATGCACGTGGTTTTGGTTTTACGTTTGAGACGATTCGTTGTCGACAGCCAGTTCTACTACTACAACTAAACAACTACAACTAAATTatatcttatttaattaaaaaaatattttactaaatgCCAACAAGTTTTGAAAGAAATTTTAACGGaggtactattaaaatatactacTCCTGTTAAAATTCCTCTCAAAACTTgggggtataagtcccgcaaattgctattgcgctggaaccatgtctgattaatctgacgtcactaaaatggcggccacgcgcttcAGAAATTTGCGGAGCTTATGCCATAAATTTTATAAATCTGTGATTACAATCATGCTTTATCCTGCAAAATTAGCATAGACACAAGGTGTTGCCAATTTGTACTGTATTTGAGATTTTTTTGTtgctacctacatttttttctcatcattcatattttttttgttgctgTCATGGTATCACTACCTTCATTACACATTTAGTGCTACGCCAGTACAAATTAAGCGCAGTACAACAGACGCGTGCGTCTGTTGtactgtatgtctgtctgtatgtctgttgtACTGTATTTGTTTTTCCGTAACCAAAACACATGCCGCTATGAATCTATATTTCCTACTTCCTATTTTTAGGTATTatgaatgttgttacaatttatcgcaagcataaaacttaaagctgctatatctaattagtaattactatacaaatcatgcccgcgtgggctgatccgttgcgcagaaaatgagccagccgttctgtcaccagatgaggatTTTAAGTAttagtcaaataaataaaaataaagatttataagAATCGCATAATACTTTTAAACTAAATGAAGGTTACAGGTTGTAATACCAGTATCAtgaaacatttacaaaaaaatctcaAATACTGCACAAATCGGCAACACCTTGTATCTACTACAATATGCAAATTTTCTTACGCAATAATTTTATCAAGTTATTCTATAAcctaattatttgaaaaaacaCGTCTCCGCTCAGCTCAGCTTCAGTGGAAATGCACGTTAAATGATGACAAGGCTGATGACAACCCATGATGGAACAGGCAAGCCAAACTGACCATTTCAAATGGCTTTTATCTAAcatcaattaaatatttattgttatatttctaATCCTGAAGCCAAATTCACTTAAGTATTTGAGGTGATCTCAAATGTTTAATACGGTATGcatcagaaaataatgtacatcgacctttagaaggagatagcgaatttgtagagcattgtttctgtcgaccaaaacgtcatataggtatgagtgacagacacaacgctctacattattttctgccgcgtacacgTTTCACGTTGAAGGCAAACTGATTGTGTGAACAGTTTTGTAGctaatttcatttaaatatttgaagTGTCGCATACTGAAACCAAACTGAGCGTGTTTACAATAACTGCACTTAAATGTTTAAGGTATCCTCAaatatttgtatattatatcAAACCGACCTCAGGGTAGGGGCCACGGTAAACCCGAGAAGCTGATTGGTCCTCCTAAGCCGGCGTCCGCTTCCAAGAGGCTCATGATAACTGCCATAGCCGCTTCCCCATTGCCATCGAGGCCTAAGGAAGGGAGCGGGGGTGAGGTGGGCGGCGGGCTCGCGGATGGGAGGTCGTTGATCACCGGAGGAGGGGACCCCTCGGCGCCCGCTGCGCTGAGTGGCACGTTGTTGCGGACTTGGCTGTCATAGTTGACCATATCTCCGCCGAGAAGGTTGTCAACTAGGGGTggctgtaaaaaataaaatttctgctAAATCCATCAGAATATTTAAGTGAGCCGTGAAAGTCTAATAGTAAAAGACGCCAAACTTCTACTGGGCAAGTaccctctaatttttcggagttatgtacgttttaagaaattgttttaactgtgaaggaaaacatgaggaaacttgcatgcttgagagtccTTGAATGATCTCAAAGGTAAGCGGaatctgccaatctacacttggcctgcgtggcggactataggtagtaggccggtgatgggttgatgatcatGACGGCGTACCTAAGTTTCATCTGCAAGACCTGTTGTAGTCTATTTATCCAGTAAGAGATCCTCACCTGTTGATTGAACACGGCATCCTGGAGCAAGTCTGCCGGGAGCTCAGGCGAGAACTCCGTGGACGA
This genomic interval carries:
- the LOC117995552 gene encoding solute carrier family 35 member F6-like is translated as MAWTKYQKFLAVMMVFTGSINTLSTKWADKMESKNSAGEMRTFTHPFLQASAMFFGEMLCLLTFKIVYWLNRNQDHPQNTLIQGNQNFNPFILMPAAMFDLVATSTMYIGLNLTYASSFQMFRGSVIIFVALLSSVVLGRIITKKQVTGIVYVILGLAIVGITDAVYQSDEGKGRNSLITGDLLIILAQVITACQMVYEEKYVSGLNIPALQAVGWEGVFGFSVLSMLLVVFYWVPAPAHFDQNPRGTVEDFIDGLVQIGNNLLLLLAILGTIVSIAFFNFAGISVTKEMSATTRMVLDSVRTIVIWSVSIAVAWQAFHWQHLVGFAVLILGLCGYNGLLPKMICCSTEPDEDEERIVTNESVIYEDATSVAVE